One region of Mucilaginibacter gotjawali genomic DNA includes:
- the porV gene encoding type IX secretion system outer membrane channel protein PorV: MAQTTGPNVDGTKYNTSSLAAVPFLNITPDSRSGAMGEAGVALSADVNANYWNPAKLAFLEDNDNVSLSYSPWLRQLVPDISMSYLSYAHKIDDRNTFGASLKYFNYGTIQFRDNTQNDLGTYSPNEFALNGSFARKFGEEFSLALTAGFIYSNLSNAVFATGTGAQARAGTAVDAGVALYYNHKIQEFGTDAIFAFGTNISNIGSKISYSNNGPKYFLPANLKIGVANTINLDDYNQLTLTADFNKLLVPTPPITDANGNIVKGVSNDVSVPVGIFQSFSDAPGGFKQELQQITISTGLEYWYDQQFAVRAGYFYENPNNGGSHYLTMGVGFKYDIFNFDFSYLAASQQNSPLANTLRFTLSANFGGDKNAKKQ, encoded by the coding sequence ATGGCACAAACAACGGGACCAAATGTTGACGGTACTAAATACAATACTTCATCCCTTGCTGCTGTTCCGTTTTTGAATATTACCCCCGATTCACGTTCAGGGGCGATGGGAGAAGCCGGTGTCGCTCTTTCTGCAGACGTGAATGCAAATTACTGGAATCCGGCCAAACTTGCATTTTTAGAAGACAATGACAATGTTTCGCTCTCTTACAGCCCGTGGCTGCGCCAATTGGTCCCGGACATTAGTATGTCTTATTTAAGTTATGCACATAAAATTGATGACCGCAATACATTTGGTGCATCTTTAAAATATTTCAACTACGGCACCATCCAATTCAGGGACAATACGCAAAATGACCTGGGCACCTATTCACCAAACGAATTTGCCTTGAACGGCTCATTCGCCCGTAAATTTGGTGAAGAGTTTTCGCTTGCGCTCACCGCCGGTTTTATCTATTCAAATTTATCAAATGCTGTTTTCGCTACCGGAACGGGTGCACAGGCCAGGGCAGGAACTGCTGTGGATGCAGGCGTTGCTTTGTATTATAACCATAAGATCCAGGAATTTGGCACCGATGCGATATTTGCTTTCGGAACGAATATTTCAAATATCGGATCAAAAATCAGTTACAGCAATAATGGCCCCAAGTATTTTTTACCGGCAAACCTAAAAATTGGCGTTGCCAATACGATTAACCTGGATGATTATAACCAGCTAACTCTTACCGCAGATTTTAACAAACTATTGGTTCCGACGCCACCAATTACGGATGCCAATGGAAATATCGTCAAAGGCGTCAGCAATGATGTATCCGTACCGGTTGGCATTTTCCAATCATTTTCTGACGCTCCGGGAGGTTTTAAGCAGGAATTACAGCAAATTACCATTTCCACCGGCCTTGAATACTGGTACGACCAGCAATTTGCTGTAAGGGCGGGGTATTTTTATGAAAATCCAAATAATGGGGGCTCTCATTACCTCACGATGGGCGTGGGTTTTAAATATGATATTTTCAATTTCGACTTCTCATACCTGGCGGCGAGCCAGCAAAATAGCCCGCTCGCAAATACACTTCGTTTTACCCTAAGTGCTAACTTTGGCGGAGATAAAAACGCTAAAAAACAATGA
- a CDS encoding FeoB-associated Cys-rich membrane protein, whose protein sequence is MNIQIIIVAILFTAALFYVGRLVYRNLFAKKSCGENCKCGIDFSAIEEVKNHK, encoded by the coding sequence GTGAATATCCAGATCATCATAGTAGCCATTTTATTTACCGCAGCACTGTTTTACGTGGGCAGGCTTGTGTACAGGAATTTATTTGCAAAAAAAAGCTGCGGCGAAAATTGCAAATGCGGTATCGATTTTTCGGCAATTGAAGAAGTTAAAAACCATAAATAA
- a CDS encoding alpha/beta hydrolase: protein MKNLTFAALIKLNTEMYWNLPEMEIAIAEKNITIKSEQLKRDVTCTLLIPQETEFVEPLNLLLLNDGQEIQSLELKETLEELTNSQRIKPTLVVAIHADEERLHEYGTAGKPDFKKRGDKAGLYTDFIKTELLPAIYKLTGIESFETTAFAGFSLGGLSALDIAWHNPTLFDKVGAFSGSFWWRSKDLSKGYTDNDRIMHSIIKNTKEKPDLKIWLQTGTKDETADRNKNGIIDSIDDTIDLIKELENKGFKRPEDIRYLEMFGGSHDTTTWAKAMPKFLLWAFGR, encoded by the coding sequence TTGAAAAACCTTACCTTTGCCGCTTTAATAAAATTGAATACCGAGATGTACTGGAATTTGCCGGAGATGGAGATAGCAATCGCTGAAAAAAATATAACAATCAAATCCGAACAATTAAAGCGTGACGTTACCTGCACGCTGCTGATCCCCCAAGAAACAGAATTTGTTGAGCCGTTGAACCTTTTACTGCTGAACGACGGGCAGGAGATACAAAGCCTTGAGCTGAAAGAAACTTTGGAAGAGTTAACTAATTCCCAAAGGATAAAACCAACCCTGGTGGTTGCCATACATGCTGATGAAGAGCGTTTGCACGAATACGGCACCGCCGGCAAACCTGATTTTAAAAAACGTGGCGACAAAGCCGGGTTATATACCGATTTTATAAAAACGGAGTTATTACCGGCAATTTATAAGCTGACAGGTATTGAAAGCTTTGAAACAACTGCTTTTGCCGGTTTTTCGTTGGGCGGATTGTCAGCATTGGATATTGCCTGGCACAACCCTACCCTGTTTGACAAGGTGGGCGCGTTTTCAGGTTCTTTTTGGTGGAGAAGCAAAGATTTAAGTAAGGGTTATACCGATAATGACCGCATTATGCACAGCATTATCAAAAACACCAAAGAAAAACCCGACCTGAAGATCTGGCTGCAAACCGGCACCAAAGATGAGACAGCCGACCGCAACAAAAACGGCATCATCGACAGCATTGACGATACCATCGACCTAATCAAAGAGTTGGAAAACAAAGGCTTTAAACGCCCTGAAGATATCAGGTACCTGGAGATGTTCGGCGGCAGCCATGATACCACTACCTGGGCCAAAGCCATGCCTAAGTTTTTGCTTTGGGCATTTGGAAGATAA
- a CDS encoding glycosyltransferase, with translation MADKQVFQTDTPGRWMRFKWISRVLIIVLACSVLAAIITVTSKQYPSLPNLNPTPKKLTKEELESLKRSKKYKDFKIDKNEITKLARTRHLHQLKRPNNKDRINAAFYKAWEPQAYGSLASNISHLDMVVSEGFFLLPKHDTMVANIDTGLVNLNKKYKKPVIVSLSNYVNSDKEKGSYDTKDVERIIKSKKLRTQLIYNIASQLTRYKFKGVNLDFDDLKDINSKNYITFENELYAILHPLGFLVTQNVVPDDEKYQLERLQHVNDFLFVMAIDQHNDGSNAGDLSNQRWVEEILDNVCSRIPSEKVILTVQGGGYDWPESSTGKPMSYLEAISYAQENGSKITFDPASANLHYNYYDLDSLEHTVYFTDAATNFNIIRMADDWATGGVALWRLGGEDPRLWTFFQKNLSIDSLRKTGIDVKRLTSVGLNNKIDYDGDGEVLDLVTTPTTGKIDVKMDTSNFVITAQQYIKLPTKYVIRKYGYDPGKIVLTFDDGPDPDYTPRILDILKKEHVPAAFFVVGSMAEKNVPILRREYEEGYEIGNHTFFHPDISAISIQRVNLELNATRKLIESVTGRSTILFRPPFNADAEPQTLAEVIPVAESRKQSYITIGESIDPWDWQPGVTADSIVARVIKQKDAGSMLLLHDAGGDTREETVKALPEIIHYFKSHGYKFTTIADVLHKNKADLMPPIKDDANSGVLGSLYNFLIEFYFYGNWFLIYLFFSAIFLAVGRVILIGILAVRQYSEDKKIERAVTEPAKLPAVSIIVPGYNEEVTAIKTIQSLLKTEYPSFEIIFVDDGSKDKTFELVNNAYGNHPLVQVLSKPNGGKASALNFGISHAKNNFVVCIDADTQLKNDAVYHLMNHFTDEEIGAVAGTVKVGNETNLITMWQSIEYITAQNMDRRAFDLINSITVVPGAIGAFRKSALYKAGGFTYDTLAEDCDLTMRILKQGYVVRNCDDAIAYTEAPETLNGLLKQRFRWSFGVMQSFWKNKDALFNKKYKFFGMLGMPNILVFQIILPLFSPLADLFMIIGLFSDKPGRIIIYYVGFVLIDFVVAIIAFWMQKEDYKKLVYIIPQRFIWRQLMYYVLFKSIRRALKGELHGWGALKRTGNVTIKKEATV, from the coding sequence ATGGCTGATAAACAGGTTTTTCAAACGGATACTCCAGGTAGATGGATGCGTTTTAAGTGGATTAGCCGTGTGCTGATCATTGTGCTTGCCTGTAGTGTGCTTGCTGCAATTATCACGGTAACATCCAAACAATATCCAAGTTTACCAAACTTAAATCCCACTCCTAAAAAGCTTACTAAAGAAGAACTCGAGAGCTTAAAAAGGTCAAAAAAATATAAGGATTTCAAAATTGATAAAAATGAAATCACCAAGCTGGCACGCACCAGGCACTTGCACCAGCTAAAACGCCCCAACAATAAGGACCGTATCAACGCTGCATTTTATAAAGCATGGGAGCCTCAGGCCTATGGCTCACTCGCTTCCAATATTTCTCACCTGGATATGGTGGTGAGCGAAGGTTTCTTTTTATTGCCAAAGCATGATACCATGGTGGCTAATATTGATACCGGCCTGGTAAATCTCAATAAAAAATACAAGAAGCCTGTTATCGTCTCGCTTTCAAACTACGTTAATTCTGATAAGGAAAAAGGCAGTTATGATACCAAAGATGTTGAACGGATCATCAAAAGTAAAAAACTTCGTACCCAACTCATCTATAATATCGCCAGCCAGTTAACCAGGTATAAATTCAAAGGGGTCAACCTTGATTTTGATGATTTAAAAGACATCAACAGCAAAAACTATATCACTTTTGAAAATGAGCTTTATGCTATTCTGCACCCGCTTGGTTTTTTGGTTACGCAAAACGTGGTTCCGGATGACGAAAAGTACCAGTTAGAACGCCTGCAGCATGTTAACGATTTTTTGTTTGTAATGGCAATAGATCAGCATAATGACGGAAGTAATGCCGGCGATCTTTCAAACCAGCGTTGGGTGGAAGAAATTCTGGATAATGTTTGCTCCCGGATACCGAGTGAAAAAGTTATTTTAACCGTTCAGGGTGGAGGGTACGACTGGCCCGAAAGCAGTACCGGAAAACCTATGAGTTACCTGGAGGCAATTAGTTACGCACAGGAAAATGGCAGTAAGATAACTTTCGACCCGGCCTCGGCTAATCTGCATTATAATTATTACGACCTTGACAGTTTGGAGCATACGGTATATTTTACTGATGCGGCTACCAATTTTAATATCATCCGTATGGCCGATGATTGGGCGACGGGTGGTGTTGCCCTTTGGCGGCTGGGTGGCGAAGATCCCCGGTTGTGGACATTCTTCCAGAAGAATTTGTCGATAGATTCATTAAGGAAAACGGGGATCGACGTTAAGAGATTAACATCTGTAGGGTTGAATAATAAAATTGATTATGATGGCGACGGGGAAGTGCTCGACCTGGTAACTACCCCAACTACCGGTAAGATCGATGTCAAGATGGATACCTCCAATTTTGTGATTACCGCGCAGCAATACATCAAGCTGCCCACAAAATATGTTATCCGCAAATACGGCTACGATCCGGGCAAAATTGTTTTAACGTTTGACGACGGCCCCGATCCTGATTATACACCACGGATTCTCGACATCTTAAAAAAAGAACATGTTCCGGCGGCATTTTTTGTGGTAGGCTCAATGGCCGAAAAAAATGTACCTATTCTGCGCCGCGAATATGAAGAAGGCTATGAGATCGGGAATCATACATTTTTTCACCCGGATATTTCGGCTATCAGTATACAACGTGTAAACCTCGAGTTAAATGCAACCCGGAAACTGATCGAATCAGTAACAGGCAGGAGCACCATATTGTTCAGGCCGCCTTTCAATGCGGATGCCGAGCCGCAAACCCTGGCAGAAGTTATACCGGTAGCGGAAAGCAGGAAACAAAGCTATATTACCATAGGCGAATCTATTGACCCGTGGGACTGGCAGCCGGGGGTAACTGCTGACAGTATTGTTGCCCGTGTTATCAAACAGAAAGATGCCGGATCGATGTTATTGCTGCACGATGCAGGCGGCGACACGCGCGAAGAAACTGTAAAAGCATTGCCCGAAATTATCCACTATTTTAAAAGTCACGGGTATAAATTCACCACCATTGCCGATGTTTTGCATAAAAATAAAGCAGACCTGATGCCACCCATAAAGGACGATGCAAATTCGGGCGTGCTGGGTTCGCTATATAATTTCCTGATAGAGTTTTATTTTTATGGAAACTGGTTCCTCATTTATTTATTCTTTTCCGCCATATTTCTTGCTGTTGGCCGCGTGATATTGATTGGAATACTTGCGGTAAGGCAATACAGTGAGGATAAGAAAATTGAACGGGCAGTTACCGAACCTGCTAAATTGCCTGCAGTAAGTATTATAGTCCCTGGTTATAACGAAGAAGTAACCGCTATTAAAACTATACAAAGTTTATTAAAAACGGAGTACCCCTCGTTCGAGATTATATTTGTTGACGATGGGTCAAAAGATAAAACGTTTGAACTGGTAAACAATGCCTACGGAAACCACCCCTTGGTGCAGGTACTTTCAAAGCCAAACGGGGGCAAGGCTTCGGCGCTTAACTTCGGGATCAGCCATGCCAAAAATAATTTTGTGGTTTGTATTGATGCTGATACGCAGCTAAAAAATGACGCCGTTTATCATTTGATGAATCATTTTACCGATGAGGAAATTGGCGCTGTCGCCGGTACCGTTAAAGTCGGAAACGAAACTAACCTGATAACCATGTGGCAGTCGATAGAATACATTACTGCCCAAAATATGGACAGGCGCGCTTTCGACCTGATCAATAGCATCACCGTAGTGCCGGGCGCCATCGGCGCATTCCGCAAATCAGCCCTGTACAAAGCCGGTGGCTTTACTTACGATACCCTGGCTGAAGACTGCGATCTTACCATGCGTATATTAAAGCAAGGCTATGTGGTACGTAATTGCGATGACGCTATTGCCTACACCGAAGCCCCCGAGACGCTTAATGGCTTGCTAAAACAGCGTTTCCGCTGGAGTTTTGGCGTGATGCAGAGTTTCTGGAAAAACAAGGACGCGCTGTTCAATAAAAAGTATAAGTTCTTCGGCATGCTGGGCATGCCTAATATTTTGGTCTTTCAAATTATTTTGCCGTTGTTTTCTCCGCTTGCTGACCTTTTCATGATTATTGGTTTATTCAGTGACAAGCCGGGTAGGATAATTATCTACTACGTTGGATTTGTGTTGATAGACTTCGTAGTTGCTATTATTGCCTTTTGGATGCAGAAGGAAGACTATAAAAAATTGGTTTACATTATTCCGCAACGCTTTATATGGCGCCAGCTGATGTATTATGTATTGTTTAAATCCATCCGCAGGGCATTAAAAGGCGAGTTGCATGGATGGGGCGCGTTAAAACGCACCGGAAATGTGACTATTAAGAAAGAAGCGACTGTTTAG
- a CDS encoding type 1 glutamine amidotransferase → MAQNDKQPVKVAVLDLYNGIENEGMRGIREILERYRVKNELNLTYEVFDVRKKVEVPGTEFDIYISSGGPGDPLESEGSEWEKKYFKLVDALEDHNLSNASQKKHAFFICHSFQLMCRKYGLGAINMRKSPSFGVLPVHETNAGRNEPLFDGLADPFYAVDSRFWQVIHPNEKRFIDLGMQLLAIEKERPYVDLPRAMMAVRFSDYFFSTQFHPEADAVGIRSLLLKEDKKKEVVSEHGLDKYNEMLERLEDPDKITQTQNTIIPNFLDQAVLSLQEI, encoded by the coding sequence ATGGCACAAAACGATAAACAACCTGTAAAAGTAGCGGTACTGGATCTGTATAATGGGATAGAAAATGAAGGAATGCGTGGGATCCGCGAAATTTTGGAGCGTTACCGTGTAAAAAATGAATTGAATTTAACCTACGAAGTTTTCGATGTCCGCAAAAAAGTAGAAGTACCCGGAACGGAATTCGACATTTATATCTCCAGCGGTGGCCCCGGCGATCCTTTGGAGAGCGAAGGCAGCGAATGGGAAAAGAAATATTTCAAGCTGGTTGACGCGCTGGAAGATCATAATCTATCCAACGCCTCGCAAAAAAAGCATGCGTTTTTCATTTGTCATTCGTTCCAGCTCATGTGCCGTAAATATGGTTTAGGTGCCATAAATATGCGTAAATCGCCCTCTTTTGGGGTTTTACCAGTGCATGAAACAAATGCCGGGAGAAACGAACCTTTATTTGACGGGCTCGCCGATCCGTTTTACGCAGTCGATTCCCGGTTTTGGCAGGTGATCCACCCAAATGAAAAACGATTTATCGATCTGGGCATGCAATTGCTGGCAATTGAAAAAGAAAGGCCTTATGTTGACCTTCCCAGGGCGATGATGGCGGTACGGTTTAGCGATTACTTTTTCTCCACCCAGTTTCACCCGGAAGCGGATGCAGTTGGCATCAGGTCGCTGTTATTGAAAGAAGACAAAAAGAAAGAGGTGGTAAGCGAACACGGCCTGGATAAATACAACGAGATGCTGGAACGGTTGGAGGACCCGGACAAGATCACCCAAACGCAAAATACCATCATCCCTAATTTTTTAGACCAGGCTGTTTTGAGTTTGCAGGAGATATAG
- a CDS encoding carboxylate-amine ligase: protein MNEFTLGVEEEFMVIDPVSRELKSHDQKIVESAQKIHEDQVKAEMHQAVVEVGTHICRNTDEARKEVTKLRGTVAMLAGDIGLRIGAAGTHPFSHWQHQLITDHPRYFEIVDEMQEAARSNLIFGLHVHVGIQSRDLAIHIANQVRYFLPHVYALSTNSPFWEGRNTGFKSFRTKVFDKFPRTGIPDYFNSIEEYDRYIKLLVKTNCIDNAKKIWWDIRVHPFFETIEFRICDCPMLIDETMAFVALFQALCAKLYKMRLQNMAFMTYNRALINENKWRAARYGIDGKMIDFGKEMEVNTRSLVLELLDFVDEVVDELGCRDDLQYVHKILENGTGADRQLAVYEQNHNFADVVDYITSQTLKGI, encoded by the coding sequence ATGAACGAATTTACCTTAGGTGTTGAAGAAGAATTCATGGTGATTGACCCGGTAAGCCGGGAGCTAAAATCGCATGACCAAAAAATTGTTGAAAGCGCCCAAAAGATCCACGAAGACCAGGTAAAGGCCGAAATGCACCAGGCCGTGGTTGAAGTGGGTACCCATATTTGCCGCAATACCGACGAGGCCCGCAAAGAAGTGACCAAGCTTCGCGGTACTGTTGCTATGCTGGCCGGGGACATAGGTTTACGCATTGGCGCCGCCGGGACGCACCCTTTTTCGCACTGGCAGCACCAACTCATCACTGATCATCCCCGATATTTTGAAATTGTAGACGAGATGCAGGAAGCTGCCCGCTCCAACCTGATCTTCGGGCTGCACGTGCATGTGGGCATCCAGTCGCGCGATTTGGCCATACATATTGCCAACCAGGTACGTTATTTTTTGCCTCACGTGTATGCCTTGTCAACCAATTCTCCTTTTTGGGAAGGGCGTAATACTGGCTTTAAATCATTCCGCACCAAGGTTTTTGATAAATTTCCGCGTACCGGTATCCCTGATTATTTTAACAGTATTGAGGAATACGACCGGTATATCAAGCTGCTGGTAAAAACCAATTGTATTGATAATGCAAAAAAAATATGGTGGGATATCCGGGTTCACCCGTTTTTTGAGACCATCGAATTCCGCATTTGCGATTGCCCGATGCTGATTGACGAAACGATGGCCTTCGTAGCCCTATTCCAGGCTTTGTGCGCCAAGCTTTATAAGATGCGGCTACAGAATATGGCTTTCATGACGTATAACCGGGCGCTGATTAACGAAAACAAATGGCGCGCCGCGCGATATGGCATCGACGGAAAAATGATCGACTTCGGCAAGGAGATGGAGGTGAATACCCGGTCGCTGGTACTGGAGCTGCTTGATTTTGTTGATGAGGTGGTTGATGAGTTAGGCTGCCGGGATGACCTGCAATATGTTCATAAAATACTGGAAAATGGCACCGGAGCCGACAGGCAGTTAGCAGTTTACGAACAAAACCATAACTTTGCAGATGTTGTGGATTACATTACTTCACAAACGCTTAAAGGGATATAA
- a CDS encoding nucleotidyltransferase family protein: MHDLEKYQRLILPVLNRYSIKRAAIFGSAVKGMMNSNSDLDLLIEAEGGFTLFKMLKLEEELSELINRKVDLVEYSALKSSIGNEVLLSAITIL, from the coding sequence ATGCACGACCTTGAAAAATACCAACGACTGATTTTGCCTGTTTTAAATCGTTATTCAATTAAACGTGCGGCAATTTTTGGTTCAGCAGTAAAGGGCATGATGAATTCAAATAGTGATTTGGATCTCCTTATAGAAGCTGAAGGAGGATTTACCCTTTTTAAAATGCTTAAACTTGAAGAAGAACTCTCTGAACTTATAAACAGGAAAGTTGATTTAGTTGAATATAGTGCACTTAAGTCATCCATAGGAAATGAAGTGCTTTTATCCGCGATAACTATCTTATGA
- a CDS encoding ATP-grasp domain-containing protein: MKKIGILFGQENSFPHAFVDRINQKAEKNITAEFVHIDKVMQAEPLDYAVIIDRISQDVPFYRAMLKNAAICGTAVINNPFWWSADEKFFNNALAVKIGVPVPKTVILPSKDMPDDTTGQSFRNLAYPLDWEGIFDYVGFPAYMKPFDGGGWKEVYKLHDKEDFFDKYAKTKQYVMMLQEEVVFDDYFRCYCIGGKHVRIMQYEPRNPHHLRYEHGKAPAEKKLLELVKNYVIKLNKYLGYDFNTVEFAIRNGLPYAIDFCNPAPDAEVTSVGQENFDWVVETAADYAIERAKKQKPDMDNLTWGEFVKTGAAGEHLLSSEKKVEKKAGKKEASEGKIDHEVLAEGVIKEKVARPKKGN, translated from the coding sequence ATGAAAAAAATAGGCATCTTATTCGGACAAGAAAATTCATTTCCACATGCTTTTGTTGATCGCATCAACCAGAAGGCGGAAAAAAATATCACTGCAGAGTTTGTCCACATTGACAAGGTGATGCAGGCCGAGCCGCTGGATTACGCGGTGATCATCGACCGGATTTCGCAGGACGTGCCCTTTTACCGGGCCATGCTGAAAAACGCAGCCATTTGCGGTACGGCGGTCATCAACAACCCATTTTGGTGGAGCGCCGATGAAAAGTTTTTTAACAATGCGCTGGCCGTCAAAATAGGGGTGCCGGTACCTAAAACGGTTATCCTGCCATCAAAGGATATGCCTGATGATACTACCGGGCAATCCTTCCGCAACCTGGCCTACCCGCTGGATTGGGAAGGTATATTTGATTATGTGGGCTTCCCGGCATACATGAAGCCATTTGATGGCGGCGGTTGGAAAGAAGTGTATAAACTCCACGATAAGGAAGATTTTTTCGACAAGTACGCCAAAACCAAACAGTATGTAATGATGCTGCAGGAAGAGGTCGTTTTTGACGATTATTTCCGTTGCTATTGTATCGGCGGTAAACATGTGCGCATTATGCAGTACGAGCCGCGTAACCCGCATCACCTGCGTTACGAACATGGCAAGGCCCCGGCTGAAAAGAAATTGCTGGAGCTGGTTAAAAACTATGTGATCAAACTAAACAAATACCTGGGGTACGATTTTAATACCGTTGAATTTGCTATCCGGAACGGCTTGCCTTATGCCATTGATTTTTGCAACCCAGCGCCCGATGCCGAAGTAACCAGTGTTGGACAGGAAAATTTTGATTGGGTGGTGGAGACTGCTGCCGATTATGCCATTGAACGCGCCAAAAAACAAAAACCTGATATGGATAACTTAACCTGGGGCGAATTTGTAAAAACTGGCGCGGCGGGCGAACATTTGTTATCCTCCGAAAAAAAGGTGGAGAAAAAAGCCGGTAAAAAGGAAGCAAGCGAAGGGAAGATAGACCATGAAGTATTGGCAGAAGGTGTGATTAAGGAAAAAGTGGCCAGACCTAAAAAAGGTAATTAA
- a CDS encoding DUF2314 domain-containing protein: protein MFGFFKKKQSNEDQSSKIASIEKGDATLEEFKKRAQQDLQYLIDFMNEHEQNDELFQYAVKTNFIEEGNSEHMWVQVYKFNDGKFTGRLANEPRTVKLLKYGDYVSVAREDVEDWVLQDHLTHTKVGGFSSGYIRNKSKQS, encoded by the coding sequence ATGTTTGGATTTTTTAAGAAAAAACAATCAAATGAGGATCAAAGTAGTAAGATAGCCAGTATTGAAAAGGGCGATGCCACCCTCGAGGAATTTAAGAAACGTGCACAGCAGGACCTTCAATACCTGATAGATTTTATGAACGAGCATGAGCAAAACGACGAGCTATTTCAGTATGCGGTAAAAACCAACTTTATTGAAGAAGGAAACTCCGAACACATGTGGGTGCAGGTGTACAAATTTAACGATGGGAAGTTTACCGGTAGATTAGCCAACGAACCCCGTACCGTTAAATTGTTAAAATATGGAGACTATGTGAGCGTTGCTCGGGAGGATGTTGAAGACTGGGTTTTACAGGACCATTTAACTCATACAAAGGTAGGCGGGTTCTCAAGCGGTTATATCAGGAATAAATCAAAACAAAGCTAA
- a CDS encoding esterase family protein — protein MTEKYHRWYSQNLGIDVEMLVFGDRGYPVILFPTSQGKYYQNKDEGLIDSVKWFIDEGLVKIYCPESFDWLTWYNKGVQPSERARRYAWYDKMLLDELAPWAMHETGVNKVATAGCSFGGYHAANFAFKHPDKTAHMFSMSGAFDITQFTDGFYNDDVFYNNPVDFLPGSSQPDLWHMNIILGTAEHDICRADNDRLSNILNQKGIGNWLDVRPFASHDWPVWKEMFPYYLSTIK, from the coding sequence TTGACTGAAAAATATCACCGCTGGTACTCGCAAAATTTGGGGATAGATGTAGAAATGCTTGTCTTTGGCGACCGCGGCTACCCGGTTATACTTTTCCCCACTTCGCAGGGTAAATATTACCAGAATAAAGATGAAGGGCTGATTGACAGCGTGAAATGGTTTATTGACGAGGGCCTGGTAAAAATTTATTGCCCTGAAAGTTTCGACTGGTTAACCTGGTACAATAAAGGAGTTCAACCATCCGAACGGGCCCGCAGGTACGCATGGTACGATAAAATGCTATTGGATGAACTGGCTCCCTGGGCCATGCACGAAACAGGTGTAAACAAAGTGGCCACCGCCGGCTGCAGTTTTGGCGGTTACCACGCGGCAAATTTTGCCTTTAAGCACCCGGATAAAACGGCACATATGTTCAGCATGAGCGGCGCATTTGACATTACACAGTTTACTGATGGTTTTTATAATGATGATGTATTTTACAATAACCCGGTTGATTTTTTGCCGGGCAGCAGTCAGCCTGATCTATGGCACATGAATATTATTTTAGGCACTGCTGAGCACGACATCTGCAGGGCGGACAATGACCGGTTATCTAACATCTTAAATCAAAAGGGTATCGGTAATTGGCTGGATGTGCGGCCGTTTGCGAGTCATGATTGGCCGGTTTGGAAGGAAATGTTTCCCTATTATTTATCGACGATAAAATAA
- the ispF gene encoding 2-C-methyl-D-erythritol 2,4-cyclodiphosphate synthase: MTKLRVGFGFDVHQLKDQHPFILGGVDLQHTSGAFGHSDADVLLHAICDALLGAANLRDIGFHFSNTDERWKGISSLVLLQNVVILLKEKGWQIGNIDAMVCLEAPKINPHIPAMKVNIAKAAGISEEDISIKATTNEQLGFIGRQEGVVAYAVCLIEKSESRESQ; the protein is encoded by the coding sequence ATGACAAAATTAAGAGTTGGGTTTGGATTTGATGTTCACCAGTTAAAGGATCAGCATCCATTTATTTTAGGCGGCGTGGATTTACAGCATACTTCCGGGGCTTTTGGTCATTCAGATGCGGATGTATTGTTGCATGCTATTTGCGATGCCTTGCTCGGCGCTGCCAATTTGCGTGATATAGGCTTTCATTTTTCCAATACGGACGAGAGGTGGAAAGGGATCAGCAGCCTGGTATTATTGCAAAACGTAGTAATACTTTTAAAAGAAAAAGGCTGGCAAATCGGCAACATTGACGCCATGGTTTGCCTCGAAGCCCCGAAAATTAACCCCCACATCCCTGCAATGAAGGTTAATATAGCGAAAGCCGCAGGCATCAGCGAAGAAGATATCTCCATAAAGGCTACCACTAACGAACAATTGGGTTTTATTGGCCGCCAGGAAGGTGTTGTAGCCTATGCGGTTTGTTTGATAGAGAAGTCCGAAAGTCGGGAAAGTCAGTAA